TAAAATAGACAGAATAGCCATATACATGTTTAATGTAGGTTgtgccatcagttcagtcagttcagttgcccagtcgtgtccaactcttggcaaccccatggactgcagcacgccaggcatccctgtccattaccaactcccacagcttgctcaaattcgtgtctatcaagtcggtgatgccatccaatcatcccatcctctgtcgtccccttctcttcctgccttcaatttttcccagtatcagggtgaGTCagtttcccagtgagtcagttctttgcatcatgtggccaaagtattggagcttcagcatcagtccttccaatgaatattcaggactgatttcctttaggatagactggtttgatctccttgcagtccagtctgcctgcagtgcaggagacctgggttcaatccctgggttgggaagattccctcgaAAGGGgaaagactacctactccagtatcctggcctggaaaattccatggactgtatagtcctcagggtcgcaaagagtcgaacaggactgagctactttcattGTCACTTTCAGGTTGTGCCATAAAATATAATAATCTGTTTCAACTGATATGACTTTCATATCTACATATACACATgacagtacatatatatatacacatatataattgtatacaaataagtacatataaataaaaagaaaagattataagGAAATCCACCAAAATGTTTTCATGATGATTATCATTATCTCTGGACAGGGGAATCACAagcatatttgtttttatcttcatacttttttatatttttcaaattttacagcatgatcatttttcttttatgatacaAGTTTTTTCAACTGTAGTAATAGATGATAGGAGGCATCCAGTGAAGATGCTTAGTGGAGAGGGTTGTATTGAGCAGGTTTTTAAAGGGAGAGGGCTGCCTCTTTTGTTCTTCATTGGAGATTGTAAAACAGATGAACTTCTCTCAGAGTGGGAtagttccaaatagaaaagagaaCGGATAATGTTATTGGGTAAGTACCATATTACCCTCCTCTTCTCCCCAATCCCACTTAGATTTTCTCTTTTGAAGATCCCTgggatgagggagacctgagatTTGAGCCTTCGAACTCCATGGTGCACTCATTCTCCAGCAGCTctgaatcaaacctgagtctctctgTGGGCTATTTCCCCTGTGAGGACACCCTCTCCTGTGAGGACACCCTCTCCTGTGAAGACTCGTCTTCTGAAGGTCCTTCAATGCACTTTGTCCCTCCTATCCAAGGGTCATGGCGGACTGAAAACACAGGGAGGCTCCTAGCGAGACGAGACCAAATACAAGATGACCCAGAGCAGTTCTGCAAACTCAGCATCACCCTGGCCTGGGATGTTGACATGGCCTCTAACAGTTCAGACTCGACCACTAACTGTGACCTAAGTGGAGACAACAAAGACAAGCACCTCAAAGAGAAGACACAGTTGACTCTCAGCAAACTGGATGGTCTTGTGCAAAAGCTTGAGAAATTTCTAGAGAACCAGAAAGATGACAAAGATGATGACTCTGTGTTCCCTGAATCTGCTCAGGAGGAAGACTCCCAGCTGCCCAGCAGCTCCCTTCCAGGTATGGCTCAGGTTAGTCATCAAGAATATGGTAGCTGTCAAGACTTGGCCAAGTTCAACCCACTAGAAAATGAAGATGTCAACCAGTTTCCACAGATTCATCCAAGGCTTCAGAACCAGGAGCTTGCTAAGGTGAGCAGAGAAGCGCCTCACAGGCAAGCACAGGACGGGCCTAGTGGAGGGTCCAGGTGGGAACGCATGGAGCATTACTTCCCACTATAGAAAGGATAGAGCAGAGGTGAAGGCAAAACACCGAGGAGCCCTGAGAGAGAAGAGGGTAGGAATGTAAAGACAACGATTATGACCAAAATacgagtgtgtatgtgtgtgtgtgtaaatattaaTGAGTACTGAAATTGAGCATATGTAGCTGGGTtgtgtattagtcattcagtcacgtctgactctttgtgactcccatggactgtagcctgccaggctcctctgtccatgggattttttaggtaagaatactagaatagtgggtagccattcccttcaacaggggatcttcctgacccagggattaaacccaggtctcctgcactgcaggcagattctttaccatctgatccactagggaagccagtTAAAGGATCTGAGCTCCCTACATGGACAAATACTGACTCCACTGTCGTCCAGGTTACACAATATCTAACACTCGTCTTCTTGGCAGATAATAAGCAAGGCAACTGGCAGCCAAGGCACAGATATTGCAGAGATCTCCTCAGTCTTATCAGGTCCACCAGAGAAGGAGGACACTCACTCCAGCACAGGAGCCCTCTCGTGTCTGAACTTCGGGTGGGTCTTCCGCTGGCTAAGGCCCCAAGTCCGCTCCTCACTTTTGGGGAGAGAGGATCCCAAGGAGGCCAATGAGCGCCCCCGTGAACTGGCACGAAAGAAAAGATTCTCTTACAGAAGCAAGAGAATCCAACCTCAAGAATCCTTCGAATTAGGACACCCCATACCAccagatttttaaactttttgatagTCCCTATTCTACAATCCCCACAAGTTGTTTTTcccaataaacaaaatatatattcttttaaagaatttatttatgtatttttggctgccctgagtcttcattgctttaCAAGGGCTTTCtatagttgtggtgagtgggggcttttcactgcggtggcttctcttgtttcagagcatgggctctagggaacacaggcttcagtaattgctgcgtgtaggctcagtagttgtgcttcATGGAGTCTAAGGGCACAGTCTCAATAGCTTAGTTGCCCAGCAGTATGTGGGATTATCCcaggccaggaatcaaaccaatgtcccttgtattgcaaagtggattcttaaccactagggtaccagggaagccctccagctGACTTATTATTTAAGAGATAAAGCCATGTAAACACATGACTATAAAGGGTTATGGCAAGTAAGAGTATGCACATGGTCCATATTGAATACTAAATAACCAATTCAACAAGAGTAGGTTGATTTTAAAAGGTTTCATATATGAGGTTCTTTGAGTCACAGATATGGTTAGTCTAAAATGGAGGACTTTATAAATTGGCATGGAGTTAAAGTATGCAATCCTGGCAGGTTATACATGACAGACACTGGCTAGGATGTTGTCCCAGGAAAGAGAATACCATGGGAAacgaagaaataaaaaaatagtgcATTTTTAGCAATCCATGCCCATGGTTACACCCTGAGTCTCTGCACAGCCGACTCCTCACTTTATCTACCTCTGAGAAAATTTCCCATTCAATTAGCTCACCTGAATGCCCTCCTTCACCTTCAGCTGCTCCCTGACTTCACCAAGACTTTGAGTTCATTACCCCATGAATTTCATTCACTTCCTTCCAGGAGCAGACTTTGCCCCTCCTTCCCAAGCCATGGCACATCCACCACATCCACAGGCACTGACAATGACTGCCCTTTTCTTTTCCCAGATCTTTTAATCTACACTCTCCAAATTCCCCACTAGAACAACAGTCTTCCTTCTCTCACAAGAgccaacacacaaacacagaatTACCTTCTCTACTTTCAGGAGGATTCCCACAATGCCTTCTCAAGACCCACAATGCCTGAGGCACTCATCCTTAGAGACACTGCTCCAGGGTTGCTAAGAGGCCAAAAGTGATTCTTCCAGTTGACATGGTCAACTTTACGTAAGCTGTCCCCCAGTCCCCACCTTCACACCATGACTTGTATGTTTCAGCTCTCTTGATATGACTATTTTACCTATAGACTCTGACCTCTTGAAGACAAGCACCAGGTTTTGGTTTTTACTGCAAGATCTTAACAGAGTCTGCTATAGAGTGCTGTATCTCTATATAATCATTTTAAGGTCTGAAtatattctatttctcttttttcctgcataatcataatgtttttaaaaaatgaaatacaatagCTTAGACTTGCTACTCCTTAAGTTACAAAAGTTACTGGTCAGCAGGATTAAGAGTAGAAAAAGAGGGTTGTGGGAGataggaagaagagaaaatagcAATCCGCAGAAGGTCAGGGGAGGCGGTGACCTACAGACTGAAAACACTAAAGCCAGAAGAATTTAGCAACTATTACTaatttgatggagaaggcaatggcaccccactccagtactcttgcctggaaaatcccatggacggaggagcctggtaggctgcagtccatggggtcactaagtcggacataactgagcaacttcactttcacttttcgctttcatgcattggagaaggaaatggcaacccactccagtgttcttgcctggaggatcccagggatgggggagcctggtgggctgccgtctgtggggtcacacagagttggacatgactgaagtgacttagcaacattaatttcaaaatttaattcaacaaatatacaTGGAGCCTTATTGTTGCTTTAGATGAGACACTAGAATACACCTAAAAGAAAGATGACAACTCCTACCATCATGGAACTGTAACCAGTCTTACTGTCTGCTCAATTCTTTATTAAATAAGTCAACCTCTAAGAAAAACTCACCCCAAGTGAACTACTGTAAGATTGCCCACATTAAGAAGAAGACCTGTTCATTCGTAAGATTTCCAACATATTAGTGTTTATTCCCAACATATTAGTGTTTATTCCAATAATTAGTGTTGTATAAACCTGTTTGAAAAGTATGAACCCACCTCTATGACTCAAGATACAAGcctttataataaatattctttataaaaaattGCAATTCCAAATATTCTTTGAGATTGTTCTGCTACATCTTAGAAAGTGAGTCAAAGtgtttaaaaacaggaaatatttCAGTACCTCCTCATTTATTATAGTGTCAAATATGCTATGAAGCTCTTAGTTGCATGCCAAACCAGGACCAGGCTCTCTGCTCTGTGTTGTATCCAAGGGACTGGGACTGGAGGAGACTACTACAAGGCTAGAGTACTGAGAGCAAATTTGGCATGGTCATGGAGACTCTTACAGTCATGGAGAGACTCCATGCAGAAACCTCAAGACTCGAGGAGAATGACTGTGCTTGCCAGGCAATGTGCTCATCTACTTTCTTCAAGTGAACTTCGTCTTGTGATAAGGCTCAGATGCTTGAATTAGCAAGGTTTTACCTTATTCATATTCTAGACTCTGTAACAACACAGTAATACAATCCAGCATGCAGGGTAAGAAATTATCAAACAAATATAAGGAGTATTCAGCTGTCTCCAAACACAGAATTAGGATTGGTTAAAGTAAATTTCACAGACCACCTCATGCCACACCAATTTCTCACTCAGCAAAATCTCAACAAGAGAAAAAAGTATGTGATCATACCATACCAGCAAAGTAGGGGCAAATCACTTTTCCAAACTTCAAGAACATGACATGAAAATGCTCAAAAGGAGCATGGGGTCCAAGGTCTACCTGATCACAAAATAATGTCCAAAATCCTCttacaaaacaatgaaaagaaaaacaaagcaaattataAATGAATTCACAGAGTTCTGGTAATGACCCCAGTATTCAAGAATAGTTTTGTTTAGGCAGGAGGGATAGTTAACAAGCTTCAAAAATAGGTCTTTTCATCATGAACTGCAAACAAAAGAACTGATACTGGGTACTCGCTAATCTCAAGATGGATGGGGGGGTTTTCAATTGCAATGTCCAGAGTCAATCCTTTCCTGCTTCCACTTACTACCTCAACAAAGAGAACAACACTTTGCTTTCAAAAGTGAAATGAGATCCTCATCAGATAACACCAAGTCACCGAGTGAGCTGGTCATGAGCAGGGTAGGTATAAAAGCTTTAGGATAATTCTTGAAAGAATTCTAAGTCTAGATCAAGGAATCCCCCCTCCTAAACAATTTCTGTTTACTATCTACCTTTCACAGGAATTTCATGGTTGAGATGCCCATTTGATTTCAACTAACGTGCCTTTAAAGAACTATTATGgtataaagaatattttcagaTAGGAGGGCagacatgaaatatcttttcagaTTGTGGCCATTGAATGAAAATTCATCTCATTATCAATTGAATGCTCTCAGTCTAGAAGGAAATCAGAAAGGTGATTTGTTTTGCTGTTCTTCATCTGTACcaacaaagatttattattttaagggCAAATCCCCCAAACTAAAAGAcacacctttctctctctctctctttcctagaACTTTCTTCCTATACATCTACTcacaaaataaaacacttctGACACGGAAAGTAATAATACGTGTTTGGATGGTTGTTTTTGAATTTCACTTTTGTCAGCTCCTCTGCCACCTGTCTTTGGGGTCTAGATTTTTTCCAAACAGGGATGGGGGTAAAAGGGAGAGATTTTCTTTAGTAAAGTAACTTTCAAAAATTCAGTTACTACCATATTGCAACCACCAACCTGGTCACTGATTCACATAACGATCTAAGATGAATGTTAAAAACACTGGATGAATGACTGAGTGTTGGGGAACAAGATACCCACATGCTCCTGAAGAACTACCCCACAGCTCACTTATTAAGGGGACTGGGTACCTGTACAATGAGAGGTCCAGTGAACACCAACTTAATCCAGTGATTAACTCTCACATACGTTCTAAAGAGAAGCAGTGTATTCTTCCTAGCACTGTTGAATCTGAATCTAGTCATTAGGAAACCAACACTCAGATGAACCCGGATTGAAAGACACACTTTGATACAAATGTTTTAGACTTCTCAAACATGTTAATGTCATGAAAtacaaaacaagaacaaacaaaaaaaggagggagacaagataattcaaaaaagacaaaaagaggtcTGACAACCAATTGCTATTTACCATCCTTATTGAATCCTCCAAAGCTACAAAactatgataaaatatattttttaatcattggAGAAATCTGAATGGGGGCTATATATTATGAACTGCTTTCAAgcagttcaggaaaaaaaaaatacaaaacagagaaCGTGAAAACAAagatggagttaaaaaaaaaactccagtaaGTAGGGAATCCAGATCTCTGTTATTAAAGTATCATATTTGCTGTGCCTGTGtgatgtgttagttgctcatcatgtccgac
Above is a genomic segment from Bos indicus isolate NIAB-ARS_2022 breed Sahiwal x Tharparkar chromosome 5, NIAB-ARS_B.indTharparkar_mat_pri_1.0, whole genome shotgun sequence containing:
- the C5H12orf71 gene encoding uncharacterized protein C12orf71 homolog, encoding MVHSFSSSSESNLSLSVGYFPCEDTLSCEDTLSCEDSSSEGPSMHFVPPIQGSWRTENTGRLLARRDQIQDDPEQFCKLSITLAWDVDMASNSSDSTTNCDLSGDNKDKHLKEKTQLTLSKLDGLVQKLEKFLENQKDDKDDDSVFPESAQEEDSQLPSSSLPGMAQIISKATGSQGTDIAEISSVLSGPPEKEDTHSSTGALSCLNFGWVFRWLRPQVRSSLLGREDPKEANERPRELARKKRFSYRSKRIQPQESFELGHPIPPDF